A single Pseudanabaenaceae cyanobacterium SKYG29 DNA region contains:
- a CDS encoding 4a-hydroxytetrahydrobiopterin dehydratase, with protein MSTQKLTEAEIQEALTTLTGWQLVEGKLHKVYQFPSFVAAFAFMTKVALIAEKMDHHPDWYNVYNRVTINLTTHDAGGITNKDVELARQIDQ; from the coding sequence ATGAGTACGCAAAAGCTGACAGAAGCGGAAATTCAAGAGGCACTTACGACTCTAACAGGCTGGCAGTTAGTCGAGGGCAAGCTGCACAAGGTCTATCAGTTTCCCAGTTTTGTTGCCGCCTTTGCCTTTATGACCAAGGTGGCCCTGATTGCGGAAAAAATGGACCATCATCCCGATTGGTACAACGTTTACAACCGCGTCACCATTAATCTCACTACCCACGATGCAGGGGGCATCACTAACAAGGATGTGGAATTAGCCCGCCAAATTGACCAATAG
- a CDS encoding GspE/PulE family protein, producing MQVLPSRKSIWRQLQTNEIASCQEALSLLVDAEGRVNIDALDNELNQRFFRSFDDRSVLPPVIPLLLWRNCYYLGCPTKLPDHEVRLLADRTLTEVKIIPIAAESYKAWFRTQNVPDPSRITSAPLINPLTGEVEQADISEVTNLYLSQAADQTRRINALISVALQNRASDIHLEPTPQGLRVRYRIDGILRDVKVLPVEVSRKIIVALKVMCDMDIAESRRPQDGRINREYTSGDSMAAGLDMRVSTLPCVGGEKAVIRLLPRENPFSKEMLEGLGFSKRTLAIYKRWLYQPQGLIIITGPTGSGKTSTLYTSLQLIAKEQVNVVTVEDPVEYVLPNITQTQVNEAAGMTFAAGLRAILRQDPDIVMVGEVRDPETAETVVRAALTGHLVLTTMHTNDAPSAIPRLKDLGPDPGLISDALLGIVAQRLVRKVCPYCGEPYTPTAEELDRLGIPAVPENMQWRKGKGCDKCFGSGFLGREAVVEIVDVDDHIRELIYEGTPSQLMRYLRKIDYPSFRVAAIEKVCRGITTYDELVRVLPYSALARKS from the coding sequence ATGCAGGTTTTGCCGTCCCGTAAGTCAATCTGGCGACAATTACAAACCAATGAGATTGCTTCCTGCCAAGAGGCTCTCAGTCTGCTGGTGGATGCTGAGGGGAGGGTAAATATTGATGCCCTCGACAACGAACTAAATCAGCGCTTCTTTCGCTCCTTTGATGACCGCAGCGTGCTCCCCCCTGTGATCCCCTTGCTGTTATGGCGTAACTGCTATTACCTAGGCTGCCCCACTAAATTACCTGACCATGAGGTGCGCCTGCTCGCCGATCGGACACTGACAGAGGTAAAAATCATCCCTATTGCTGCCGAGAGCTACAAGGCGTGGTTTCGCACCCAGAATGTTCCTGACCCCAGCCGTATTACGTCTGCTCCCTTGATTAATCCCCTGACAGGGGAGGTGGAACAGGCGGATATTTCTGAGGTTACTAATCTCTATCTGTCCCAGGCGGCTGACCAGACGCGACGGATTAATGCCCTCATTTCCGTGGCGTTGCAGAACCGTGCCAGTGATATTCACCTAGAACCGACACCCCAGGGCTTGCGCGTGCGCTACCGCATTGATGGCATTTTGCGGGATGTCAAGGTCTTGCCTGTGGAGGTGAGCCGTAAGATTATCGTCGCCCTCAAGGTAATGTGTGATATGGACATTGCCGAAAGTCGGCGCCCCCAGGATGGTCGCATTAATCGGGAATATACCAGTGGGGATAGCATGGCAGCGGGGTTGGATATGCGGGTGAGTACCCTGCCCTGTGTGGGGGGAGAAAAGGCAGTCATTCGGCTCTTGCCCAGGGAAAATCCTTTCTCCAAGGAAATGCTGGAGGGTTTGGGCTTCAGCAAACGGACATTGGCAATCTATAAAAGATGGCTCTATCAGCCCCAGGGACTAATCATTATCACGGGTCCCACAGGTTCAGGGAAGACTAGCACTCTTTACACGAGTTTGCAGTTGATCGCCAAGGAACAGGTGAATGTGGTAACGGTAGAAGACCCCGTAGAGTATGTGTTGCCCAATATTACTCAAACCCAGGTGAATGAAGCGGCAGGGATGACTTTTGCAGCGGGGTTAAGGGCAATACTGCGGCAGGACCCTGATATTGTCATGGTGGGGGAGGTGCGCGACCCGGAAACGGCAGAAACAGTGGTGAGAGCGGCTTTGACTGGTCACCTAGTATTGACCACTATGCACACTAACGATGCTCCTAGTGCGATTCCCCGCCTGAAGGATTTGGGCCCAGACCCTGGTTTAATTAGCGATGCCCTGTTGGGGATTGTGGCTCAGCGTTTGGTACGTAAAGTTTGCCCCTATTGTGGGGAACCCTACACGCCTACGGCGGAAGAGTTAGACAGGCTGGGGATTCCTGCCGTACCTGAGAATATGCAATGGCGAAAGGGTAAGGGCTGTGATAAGTGTTTTGGTAGTGGCTTTTTGGGACGAGAAGCGGTGGTGGAAATTGTCGATGTGGATGACCATATCCGTGAGTTAATTTATGAAGGAACTCCTAGTCAACTGATGCGCTATCTCCGCAAGATTGACTATCCTTCTTTTCGCGTGGCAGCGATCGAGAAGGTCTGCAGAGGGATCACTACCTATGATGAGTTGGTGCGTGTGCTGCCCTATAGTGCTCTTGCCCGTAAATCTTAG
- a CDS encoding TIGR02652 family protein: MGTSPVHYPAFGPEIACPHCRQTIPALILTDTYLCPRHGAFEVDPDRQELVHLQSGRRWRLWNGVWYRQHTHPDSIRFEIHEQLDYLYTQGYRALKVIIAQRYKDLLMPFLERFPDYSTPRLFGLQVEFNEEEDERWQCINFELTKEPGIPVRYPYLHQL; this comes from the coding sequence ATAGGTACTTCTCCCGTGCATTACCCTGCTTTCGGTCCAGAAATTGCCTGCCCCCACTGCCGTCAAACAATCCCGGCTCTGATTTTAACGGATACTTACCTCTGCCCTCGCCATGGTGCTTTTGAGGTTGACCCCGATCGGCAAGAGTTAGTCCATTTGCAATCAGGGCGGCGCTGGCGGTTGTGGAATGGTGTCTGGTATCGCCAACATACTCATCCCGACAGTATTCGGTTTGAGATTCACGAACAGTTGGACTATCTTTACACGCAAGGCTATCGTGCCCTCAAGGTAATCATTGCTCAGCGGTATAAGGATTTGTTGATGCCTTTTTTGGAGCGCTTCCCTGACTACAGTACCCCCCGACTGTTTGGCTTGCAGGTGGAGTTTAATGAAGAGGAGGACGAACGGTGGCAATGTATCAATTTTGAACTGACTAAGGAACCGGGTATTCCCGTCAGGTATCCTTATTTACATCAGTTGTAG
- a CDS encoding DUF2839 domain-containing protein produces MGDSKRRKEILGENYGKPQPIVAWLPWLTKDRADQFVKITTTGAWIGIGAMVVVWVTVRFIGPSLGWWTLVNQ; encoded by the coding sequence ATGGGCGATTCTAAACGGCGTAAGGAAATTTTAGGGGAGAACTACGGCAAACCCCAACCGATCGTGGCTTGGTTGCCCTGGCTGACCAAGGATAGGGCTGATCAGTTTGTCAAAATTACCACTACAGGGGCGTGGATTGGCATCGGGGCAATGGTGGTCGTGTGGGTGACGGTGCGCTTCATTGGTCCTAGTTTGGGCTGGTGGACGTTGGTAAACCAATGA